A single window of Candidatus Kapaibacterium thiocyanatum DNA harbors:
- a CDS encoding orotidine 5'-phosphate decarboxylase, whose amino-acid sequence MPPSGLCVGLDIDLAKLPRHLQQRDDAVVLFNHAVIEATRHVAASYKINLAFYEKLGRSGIDAMYATREMVGSSYLIADAKRGDIGNTSSAYAAALFEDLRADAVTVAPYMGRDSVEPFLAVPGRMVYVLALTSNPGSQDFQRCLVDGEPLYRRVMRLAQSWERSGEIGFVVGATHPDELAEIRTSWPDVPLLIPGLGSQGGDEAATVAANGRGPALYNVSRGLLYRSGEENFHEAIRTEAERLAGVLTS is encoded by the coding sequence ATGCCACCATCCGGACTCTGTGTCGGCCTCGACATCGACCTCGCCAAGTTGCCGCGTCATCTTCAGCAGCGTGATGATGCCGTCGTTCTGTTCAACCACGCCGTGATTGAAGCTACGCGCCACGTGGCCGCCAGCTACAAGATCAACCTGGCGTTCTACGAGAAGCTCGGAAGATCCGGCATCGACGCGATGTACGCCACCCGCGAAATGGTGGGCTCTTCCTATCTCATCGCGGACGCCAAGCGTGGCGACATCGGGAATACGTCGAGCGCCTATGCCGCCGCCCTCTTCGAGGATCTCAGGGCCGACGCCGTGACGGTGGCGCCCTATATGGGACGCGACTCGGTCGAGCCGTTCCTGGCCGTGCCCGGACGGATGGTCTACGTACTGGCTCTCACGAGCAACCCCGGATCGCAGGATTTCCAGCGATGCCTGGTGGACGGCGAACCGCTCTACCGCAGGGTGATGCGTCTGGCCCAGTCCTGGGAACGATCCGGCGAGATCGGCTTCGTCGTCGGCGCCACGCATCCGGACGAGCTCGCCGAGATCCGCACATCCTGGCCCGATGTTCCGCTGCTCATCCCCGGTCTCGGTTCGCAGGGGGGAGACGAGGCGGCGACGGTTGCCGCGAACGGCCGTGGTCCAGCCCTCTATAATGTATCGCGGGGCCTTCTCTATCGCAGTGGCGAAGAGAACTTTCACGAGGCGATCCGCACCGAAGCGGAACGTCTTGCAGGGGTCCTGACGTCCTGA